The following proteins are co-located in the Dyadobacter chenwenxiniae genome:
- a CDS encoding leucyl aminopeptidase family protein, which translates to MQIKQISDALEDVLLIRPFEQGSEPENQAMFKAEKGEMWWYSSKELWIGLGKSPQPPAILRIFRSLFFKRKDRWADEIVLDCKGRNPEWIENAVNGIILGGYDLQLYKTEPKPISAFFKTGTLSVLTEKYMSEIDEALYVAQMTALVQLRIMDLMNAPSNYKSPATLAEWAIASGENNGYKVTVLDKSKLEELGMHALLAVGKGSEAPPLMIVTEYEPEHYNKTIALVGKGVTFDTGGISIKTAANMHLMKSDMGGAAAVLGAVELAAQLKLPVRIIGVIPSTENSVDGLSMKPGDVIGSYSGKTIEVIDTDAEGRLILADGLSYAIREFKPDTIIDLATLTGSVIQTLGYEAAGLFTPSDALAEALARAGESTGERIWRLPIWDAYKEEIASDIADVKNYHGKPLAGAIVAAKFLEAFTDEHPAWAHLDIAGTAFGDTEFAPGRAGTAYGVRLLRVFLSGVI; encoded by the coding sequence ATGCAGATAAAACAAATATCGGACGCATTAGAAGACGTGTTGCTGATCCGTCCGTTTGAGCAAGGATCAGAGCCGGAGAACCAGGCCATGTTCAAAGCAGAGAAGGGCGAAATGTGGTGGTATTCTTCCAAAGAGCTATGGATCGGGTTGGGCAAATCGCCGCAGCCTCCGGCTATTCTCAGGATTTTCAGGTCACTTTTTTTCAAACGTAAAGACCGCTGGGCGGACGAAATTGTCTTGGATTGCAAAGGCCGCAATCCTGAATGGATCGAAAATGCAGTGAACGGAATCATTTTAGGCGGTTACGATCTGCAACTATATAAAACAGAACCCAAACCAATAAGCGCCTTTTTCAAAACCGGAACTTTGTCCGTGTTGACTGAAAAGTACATGTCGGAGATCGACGAAGCATTATATGTTGCGCAGATGACCGCATTGGTGCAACTCCGGATCATGGATCTGATGAATGCGCCTTCCAACTACAAGAGTCCGGCAACGCTGGCGGAATGGGCAATAGCATCTGGCGAAAACAATGGTTATAAGGTGACGGTGCTCGATAAATCCAAGTTGGAAGAATTGGGCATGCACGCATTGCTGGCAGTGGGTAAAGGAAGCGAGGCGCCGCCACTCATGATCGTTACGGAGTATGAACCGGAACATTATAACAAAACCATTGCCCTGGTAGGAAAAGGCGTAACTTTTGATACGGGCGGGATTTCCATCAAAACAGCTGCCAATATGCATTTGATGAAAAGTGATATGGGCGGTGCGGCGGCTGTTTTGGGAGCGGTAGAACTCGCTGCGCAGTTGAAACTTCCCGTTAGAATCATCGGTGTTATTCCATCAACCGAAAACAGCGTAGACGGGCTTTCGATGAAGCCGGGAGATGTAATTGGTTCCTATTCAGGCAAAACAATTGAAGTCATCGACACCGACGCTGAGGGCAGGTTGATCCTCGCGGACGGCCTCAGTTACGCGATCCGGGAGTTCAAGCCGGATACAATAATCGACCTGGCAACGCTCACCGGAAGTGTAATTCAAACATTGGGATATGAAGCCGCCGGACTTTTCACCCCTAGCGATGCGCTGGCAGAAGCATTGGCGCGGGCAGGGGAGAGCACAGGCGAGCGAATATGGCGGCTGCCCATTTGGGATGCCTATAAAGAAGAAATCGCTTCCGACATTGCCGATGTTAAGAATTATCATGGAAAACCGCTCGCAGGCGCCATTGTCGCAGCCAAGTTTTTGGAAGCCTTTACCGACGAACATCCGGCATGGGCGCACCTGGACATTGCCGGGACGGCGTTTGGTGACACAGAGTTTGCTCCCGGCCGCGCAGGCACGGCTTATGGCGTTCGCTTGTTGCGCGTTTTCTTGTCAGGGGTAATTTAA
- a CDS encoding M20/M25/M40 family metallo-hydrolase, giving the protein MKRISFLFLLIFTFQFHAGFSQSKDPVVENIVKEATENSQLEKLAHELMDVIGPRLVGSPQMQQAHEWAVAKYKGWNIVAKNEKWGEWRGWERGVSHIDMVAPRVKSLEGMQLAWSPGTGGKTVTADVTILPDVADSLAFQKWLPSAKGKFVMISMNQPTGRPDYNWQEFATKESFEKMKKDRDAQTEAWANRLKKSGYNARTLPLALEKAGAAGVVMSYWSKGFGANKIFGAYTKTIPTIDISLEDYGLLYRLSESGHTPKISVRADAKETGVSQTFNTIGEIKGSEKPNEYVILSAHFDSWDGGTGATDNGTGTIVMMEAMRILKKVYPNPKRTILVGHWGSEEQGLNGSRAFVEDHPEIVQNIQAVFNQDNGTGRVINLSGQGFLNSYEYLSRWLTKVPEHIKTPIESKFPGAPGAGGSDFASFVAAGAPAFSLSSLNWSYGTYTWHTNRDTYDKIVFDDVRSNAILAAIMAYQASEDPAKTSREKSVLPLNAKGEPGTWPEPRKATRRGGLD; this is encoded by the coding sequence ATGAAAAGAATATCCTTCCTTTTCCTATTAATTTTCACGTTTCAGTTTCACGCCGGTTTCTCGCAAAGTAAAGATCCGGTTGTTGAAAATATAGTTAAAGAAGCAACCGAAAACTCACAACTGGAAAAACTGGCGCATGAATTAATGGACGTGATCGGCCCGAGGCTCGTGGGTTCGCCACAAATGCAGCAGGCACACGAATGGGCGGTGGCCAAATATAAAGGTTGGAACATTGTGGCAAAAAACGAAAAATGGGGCGAGTGGCGCGGTTGGGAGCGCGGCGTGTCGCATATTGATATGGTTGCACCACGAGTGAAATCCCTGGAAGGAATGCAGTTGGCATGGAGCCCCGGAACGGGTGGGAAAACGGTTACGGCTGATGTGACCATTTTGCCGGACGTTGCGGATTCGCTGGCGTTCCAGAAATGGCTGCCGTCGGCAAAAGGCAAATTTGTTATGATCAGCATGAACCAGCCAACGGGCCGTCCGGATTACAACTGGCAGGAGTTCGCGACCAAAGAATCATTTGAGAAAATGAAAAAAGACCGGGACGCACAGACGGAGGCTTGGGCAAATCGCTTGAAAAAAAGCGGCTATAATGCCCGTACTTTGCCTCTTGCGTTGGAAAAGGCAGGAGCGGCAGGTGTGGTAATGTCTTATTGGTCAAAAGGTTTTGGTGCCAATAAGATTTTTGGAGCTTACACTAAAACCATCCCTACAATTGACATTTCACTGGAAGATTACGGCTTGCTATATCGTTTGTCGGAGTCAGGGCACACGCCTAAAATCAGCGTGCGTGCAGATGCTAAGGAAACGGGCGTAAGCCAGACATTCAATACAATCGGAGAAATAAAAGGCTCGGAAAAGCCCAATGAATACGTGATCCTTTCTGCACATTTTGATTCCTGGGACGGCGGAACAGGCGCGACAGACAATGGGACGGGCACCATTGTAATGATGGAAGCTATGCGAATTCTAAAAAAGGTTTATCCAAATCCCAAAAGAACAATTCTCGTCGGACATTGGGGAAGCGAGGAGCAGGGACTGAATGGCTCCCGGGCTTTTGTGGAAGACCATCCCGAAATTGTTCAGAACATTCAAGCGGTTTTTAATCAGGACAATGGCACGGGAAGGGTTATTAATCTTTCCGGACAGGGTTTTTTGAATTCCTACGAATATCTGAGCCGCTGGCTGACCAAAGTTCCTGAGCACATCAAGACACCCATTGAATCTAAATTCCCGGGCGCGCCGGGTGCTGGCGGATCTGATTTCGCCTCGTTTGTGGCGGCTGGTGCACCTGCATTCTCATTGAGCTCATTGAACTGGTCTTACGGAACATATACGTGGCATACCAATCGGGATACTTACGACAAAATCGTGTTTGATGATGTGCGCAGCAATGCAATTCTTGCGGCAATCATGGCCTATCAAGCCAGCGAAGATCCGGCAAAAACTTCGCGTGAAAAAAGCGTTTTACCATTGAATGCAAAAGGCGAGCCTGGCACGTGGCCAGAGCCCAGAAAGGCAACACGCAGAGGAGGACTGGATTAA